In Blastopirellula sp. J2-11, a single genomic region encodes these proteins:
- a CDS encoding SDR family NAD(P)-dependent oxidoreductase: protein MDLQLTGKTALVTGSTGGIGLAIATSLAREGAKAIVNGRSEKSVAAAMVAIRNDVPDADLVALVADNGTAQGCQTTIAAFPEVDLLVNNLGIYEAVGFFDETDEDWLRLFEINIMSGVRLSRHYLTGMLTRNEGRVIFISSESGVSPAPEMAHYSATKTMQLSISRSLAELTKGTAVTVNTVLPGSTMTESVQQFVADVFPGLPSEEAEKKFIVENRPTSLIQRFINPEEIGDAVTFVCSPKASAINGAALRVDGGIVKSVF, encoded by the coding sequence ATGGATCTGCAACTGACAGGAAAAACCGCGCTAGTCACTGGTTCGACCGGCGGAATCGGCTTGGCGATTGCTACTTCGCTGGCGCGCGAAGGCGCCAAAGCCATCGTCAATGGTCGATCCGAGAAAAGCGTCGCCGCCGCAATGGTCGCGATTCGCAACGATGTGCCCGACGCCGATCTTGTCGCTTTGGTCGCTGACAATGGAACCGCCCAGGGATGTCAGACGACGATCGCAGCATTTCCGGAAGTCGATCTCTTGGTGAACAATCTCGGGATCTACGAAGCGGTCGGATTTTTTGACGAGACCGATGAGGATTGGCTGCGATTGTTCGAGATCAACATCATGAGCGGCGTGCGGCTCAGCCGGCACTATTTGACAGGCATGCTGACGCGAAACGAAGGACGCGTCATTTTTATCTCCAGCGAGTCTGGCGTCAGTCCGGCGCCCGAGATGGCCCACTATAGCGCAACGAAGACGATGCAGTTGTCGATCTCACGCAGCCTGGCCGAATTGACCAAGGGGACAGCGGTGACGGTCAACACGGTATTGCCGGGCTCCACAATGACCGAAAGCGTGCAGCAATTTGTTGCGGACGTTTTCCCCGGGTTGCCGTCGGAAGAAGCCGAGAAGAAATTTATTGTCGAAAACCGACCGACTTCGCTCATTCAGCGGTTCATCAACCCTGAAGAGATCGGCGACGCAGTGACGTTCGTTTGCAGCCCGAAGGCATCGGCTATCAATGGCGCGGCGCTGCGCGTTGACGGCGGGATCGTGAAGAGCGTCTTCTAG
- a CDS encoding TIGR01777 family oxidoreductase: MIADNFFGRIVIAGGSGFLGISLATHLVAEGAEVVILSRSPPNVSGPWRYVAWDARTLGLWKDELNGAAAVINLAGRSVNCIKSPDHQDEIIRSRVEATRVLGKAMRRVAAPPPVWVQMSTAHIYGDPPSLVCNEASATGVGFAPTVGKAWEEAFHAARLPTQRGVVLRTSFVIGRDQGAGGGALAHLAWLTRWGLGGKIGGGQQGMSWIHELDMNRLFVRAVSEPTMHGVYIASAPQPVSMLEFMRAMRKTIGMPIGLPSPAWLVRLGAYYVLRTDPELPLYGRYVVSQRLPAEGFVFQFSDLKLALHDLLRKPEPQTSVDQTASSETLCSK; this comes from the coding sequence ATGATCGCCGATAACTTCTTTGGTCGGATTGTCATCGCCGGGGGAAGCGGTTTTTTAGGGATTTCGCTGGCGACGCATTTGGTCGCCGAAGGCGCCGAGGTCGTTATTCTCTCTCGCTCGCCGCCCAATGTGAGCGGCCCTTGGCGGTATGTCGCGTGGGACGCGAGAACGCTTGGCCTCTGGAAGGACGAATTGAACGGCGCCGCCGCGGTGATCAATCTCGCCGGTCGTAGCGTCAACTGCATCAAGTCGCCGGATCATCAGGATGAGATCATCCGTTCGCGCGTCGAAGCGACTCGCGTGCTGGGAAAAGCGATGCGTCGTGTCGCAGCGCCGCCGCCGGTCTGGGTACAGATGAGCACCGCCCATATTTATGGTGACCCGCCATCGCTGGTTTGCAACGAAGCTTCTGCAACCGGGGTCGGCTTTGCGCCGACGGTAGGTAAAGCCTGGGAAGAAGCGTTTCACGCCGCGCGGCTGCCGACACAACGCGGGGTCGTACTGCGAACGAGCTTCGTAATCGGACGCGACCAGGGCGCCGGCGGCGGAGCATTAGCGCATCTGGCCTGGCTGACTCGCTGGGGCTTAGGAGGAAAAATTGGCGGCGGCCAACAAGGGATGAGTTGGATTCACGAATTGGACATGAATCGGCTGTTCGTCAGAGCGGTCAGTGAACCAACAATGCACGGCGTCTACATCGCTTCGGCGCCGCAGCCGGTATCGATGTTAGAGTTTATGCGCGCGATGCGAAAAACGATCGGCATGCCGATTGGACTTCCATCGCCGGCCTGGTTGGTTCGGTTGGGCGCCTACTATGTATTGCGGACTGATCCCGAATTGCCGTTGTATGGGCGCTATGTCGTCTCGCAGCGATTGCCGGCGGAAGGATTCGTCTTTCAGTTTTCTGATTTGAAGTTGGCGCTGCATGATTTGCTGCGAAAACCAGAACCGCAAACATCGGTGGATCAGACAGCGTCGTCCGAGACGCTTTGTTCCAAGTAA
- a CDS encoding DUF488 domain-containing protein: protein MIHQFQTKRIYDPPSKSDGLRVLADRLWPRGVSKAAAKIDVWAKELTPSNDLRKWLHADPQRYEDFVTKYKAELNDRRAQIKEFLEQNDVAVITLVTATKDLTHGHIAVLQAYLEQSVSDDAV, encoded by the coding sequence GTGATTCACCAATTCCAAACAAAACGCATTTACGATCCGCCAAGCAAGTCCGACGGCTTGCGTGTGCTCGCCGATCGTTTATGGCCGCGCGGCGTTTCCAAAGCCGCCGCGAAGATTGATGTCTGGGCCAAGGAACTGACGCCTTCGAACGACTTAAGAAAATGGCTGCACGCAGATCCGCAGCGATACGAGGATTTTGTCACGAAGTACAAAGCGGAATTGAATGACCGGCGTGCGCAGATCAAAGAGTTTCTTGAGCAAAATGACGTCGCAGTGATCACGCTAGTGACCGCGACAAAAGACCTAACTCACGGCCATATTGCGGTGCTCCAAGCTTACTTGGAACAAAGCGTCTCGGACGACGCTGTCTGA
- a CDS encoding DUF3365 domain-containing protein, which yields MKYQAACIRPLLGIAFLLGASRFPLQQGAVLADEANTEITSQAAKASIPLPEARARARLLHETIHGALQVVHRDFFDEDESHAIPSRSLEDVFAELARSHHVTIRWISVNTDAMNIDNEPTSPFEKIAAKQLAKGQPEHEAVEQNQYHFAGAIRLSSRCLKCHVPHRTNTNDRKAGLVISMPVEQEK from the coding sequence ATGAAATACCAAGCGGCCTGCATTCGGCCCCTGCTGGGGATCGCATTTCTACTGGGAGCGAGCAGATTTCCTCTGCAACAAGGCGCCGTCTTGGCCGACGAAGCGAACACGGAAATCACCAGCCAAGCAGCGAAAGCGTCGATCCCCTTGCCAGAGGCTCGTGCTCGGGCGCGGCTCTTGCATGAGACGATTCATGGGGCGTTACAAGTAGTGCATCGCGACTTCTTTGACGAAGACGAGTCGCACGCAATCCCCTCGCGATCGCTAGAAGATGTCTTCGCCGAATTGGCCCGCAGCCATCACGTGACGATTCGCTGGATCTCCGTTAATACGGACGCGATGAATATCGATAACGAGCCGACCAGTCCCTTTGAAAAAATCGCCGCCAAACAACTCGCGAAAGGCCAACCAGAGCATGAAGCGGTCGAGCAAAACCAATATCATTTCGCAGGCGCGATTCGGCTTTCGTCCCGTTGCCTGAAGTGCCATGTGCCGCATCGCACGAATACGAACGATCGCAAAGCAGGCTTGGTGATTTCGATGCCGGTGGAGCAGGAGAAATAA
- a CDS encoding RrF2 family transcriptional regulator, producing the protein MKLTTQTDYALRTLMFLATRSDRANVADVAQLFGISVHHVAKVVHSLAKYGYVRSIRGVGGGIELARQPQEIHLGEVVERFEGSTHLLDCIGTEDICAIQSFCKLKGVLAEAERVQRAYLDSVTLADVAPTSRQLQLL; encoded by the coding sequence ATGAAGCTCACGACGCAAACCGACTATGCCTTGCGAACGTTGATGTTTCTCGCCACGCGTTCGGATCGAGCGAACGTTGCTGACGTGGCGCAATTGTTTGGCATCTCGGTGCATCACGTGGCCAAGGTTGTGCACTCCTTAGCCAAATATGGATATGTACGCAGTATTCGCGGCGTCGGCGGAGGAATCGAATTAGCCCGCCAACCGCAGGAGATTCACCTAGGAGAAGTGGTCGAACGGTTTGAAGGAAGCACGCATCTTTTGGATTGCATCGGCACGGAAGATATCTGCGCGATTCAATCTTTTTGCAAATTAAAAGGAGTGCTCGCCGAAGCGGAGCGAGTTCAGCGCGCCTATCTCGACAGCGTGACCTTGGCGGACGTAGCGCCAACTTCGCGACAATTGCAACTTCTGTAG
- a CDS encoding DUF542 domain-containing protein, with product MSHCSLETSVPDWVIDHPETLTVFQELEIDYCCGGKSLEFACQEQGLNEHEVLRKLSKLIGENRS from the coding sequence ATGTCGCACTGCTCGTTAGAAACTTCCGTTCCGGATTGGGTGATCGATCATCCAGAGACGCTCACGGTCTTTCAAGAGCTGGAAATCGACTACTGCTGCGGTGGCAAATCTTTAGAATTCGCTTGCCAAGAGCAGGGACTCAACGAACACGAAGTGTTGAGAAAGCTAAGCAAGTTGATCGGCGAGAATCGTTCGTAG
- a CDS encoding M81 family metallopeptidase produces the protein MRVGVISLLHESNTFVAAPTTLDNFRRDMLLVGDEIIPRYETAHHEVAGFIAGLREAAIEPVGIFAARALPSGVIAADAFDELVQRMLEQLAQHDQLDGLLIAPHGATVAANYPDADGYWMQAVRDAFGRDKPIMGTLDPHANLSPQMVAATDALFSYRTNPHVDQADRGREAAEMIARTLRGEICPRQAAAYPPLAINIERQCSSEFPCQQYAEWVTEARGRPGILGASLFYGFPYADVAEMGSAMLCIADDNADLATSTAHELAERMWNDRASTLGSFCSIDSAIDQALACEGPVCLLDMGDNVGAGSPADGTCIAQRLIDRQIDRAFVAICDPAAVAVATKSGAGAVLPLSIGAWQDRLHGEPLQVTCEILSLHAGRFAEAEPRHGGKTEFDMGATAIVRTQSGLTVQITSERTAPWSLRQLTHCNLAPTDFQILVAKGVNAPLAAYASVCPYFFRVDTPGVTTANLDRLQYAHRRVPMYPFEIAAGK, from the coding sequence ATGCGCGTTGGCGTCATCTCACTGTTGCATGAGTCGAACACGTTTGTCGCGGCGCCGACCACCCTCGACAATTTTCGCCGCGACATGTTGCTGGTCGGCGATGAGATCATTCCGCGTTACGAAACGGCCCATCATGAAGTCGCCGGCTTTATCGCCGGCCTGCGCGAAGCCGCGATCGAGCCGGTCGGAATCTTTGCGGCGAGAGCGCTTCCCAGCGGCGTGATCGCCGCCGACGCCTTTGACGAACTAGTCCAGCGCATGTTGGAGCAGTTAGCCCAGCACGATCAACTCGATGGACTCTTGATCGCTCCTCATGGCGCGACGGTCGCCGCCAACTATCCCGATGCCGACGGTTACTGGATGCAGGCAGTCCGCGACGCCTTCGGTCGTGACAAACCGATCATGGGAACGCTCGATCCGCATGCAAATCTTTCGCCGCAGATGGTCGCCGCGACCGATGCGCTCTTTTCATATCGGACCAATCCGCACGTCGATCAGGCCGATCGAGGACGCGAAGCGGCCGAGATGATAGCCCGCACGTTGCGAGGTGAAATCTGCCCGCGACAAGCGGCCGCCTATCCGCCGCTGGCGATCAATATCGAGCGACAATGCTCCTCCGAATTCCCCTGTCAGCAATATGCTGAGTGGGTGACGGAGGCTCGCGGTCGCCCAGGAATTTTGGGCGCCAGCCTCTTTTATGGATTTCCGTACGCCGATGTCGCCGAGATGGGATCGGCGATGCTGTGCATTGCGGATGACAACGCCGATCTAGCGACTAGCACTGCGCACGAACTTGCGGAGCGAATGTGGAACGACCGCGCCAGCACGCTCGGTTCGTTTTGCAGTATCGACTCGGCCATCGATCAAGCGCTCGCATGCGAAGGCCCCGTTTGTTTGCTCGATATGGGAGACAATGTTGGCGCCGGTTCGCCGGCCGACGGAACCTGCATCGCTCAAAGGCTGATCGATCGTCAAATCGATCGCGCCTTTGTCGCGATCTGCGATCCGGCGGCCGTTGCGGTCGCAACCAAGTCCGGCGCGGGCGCGGTGCTGCCGCTTTCGATCGGCGCCTGGCAAGATCGCTTGCATGGAGAACCGCTGCAAGTCACCTGTGAGATCCTCTCATTGCACGCGGGACGCTTTGCGGAAGCAGAGCCGCGACATGGTGGAAAGACCGAATTCGACATGGGCGCCACGGCGATCGTTCGCACCCAAAGTGGCCTGACGGTGCAAATCACCTCCGAGCGGACCGCTCCCTGGTCGCTTCGGCAACTGACCCACTGCAATTTGGCGCCCACCGACTTCCAGATCCTTGTCGCCAAGGGAGTGAATGCGCCGCTAGCCGCTTATGCAAGCGTTTGCCCCTATTTCTTCCGCGTCGATACGCCGGGCGTTACGACGGCCAATCTCGATCGCCTGCAATACGCGCATCGTCGCGTTCCCATGTATCCATTCGAAATTGCCGCAGGCAAGTGA
- a CDS encoding RidA family protein, with product MKPFHAIHNPDTPISHLPFSPAVQVGQFVFVSGQASVDETGQIVSDTFAGEMRRSLENIRKVLASAGLTMNDIVQTRNYVGAQADLPEFNQIYAEYFEQPYPARTTLMGCLGTLLKYEVDVVAVAPRLA from the coding sequence GTGAAACCATTTCACGCGATCCACAACCCCGATACGCCGATCAGTCACTTGCCCTTCAGTCCAGCGGTCCAAGTGGGGCAATTCGTCTTTGTCTCGGGTCAGGCCTCGGTCGACGAGACCGGTCAGATTGTCTCGGACACCTTCGCTGGGGAGATGCGCCGCAGCCTGGAAAACATTCGCAAAGTTCTCGCCTCCGCCGGGCTGACCATGAACGACATTGTGCAAACGCGCAACTATGTGGGCGCCCAGGCAGACCTGCCCGAGTTCAACCAAATCTATGCGGAATACTTTGAGCAACCTTATCCGGCACGCACCACGTTGATGGGCTGCTTGGGTACGCTGTTGAAGTACGAAGTTGATGTTGTCGCGGTCGCGCCGCGTCTCGCTTAG
- a CDS encoding aspartate aminotransferase family protein translates to MASTETTSRSAELYQRACRSLATGVSSSLRRFVTETPLYIDHADGAHFYDVDGNCRADYTLGWGPLIVGSNHAGINTAVARQLAKGYTYGCQHVAEIELAELIVESVPGVEQVIFSNTGTEAIQSAIRIARAHTGRDKILKFEGHYHGWLNNVLVSYRPKSEDTTLAQPTCGGQPASEYADTLVLPWNDIEALKDLFARRGDEIACVLTEPILANSGSCMPQPGYLEALIELCREHGAVSIFDEVITGFRIALGGAREYFGVEPDLSVYGKALAGGFTMSAVGGRAEMFEVLRDQRTIHSGTYNGTTFNIIAAIETIRELRKPGTYERMNAHGQAVAETLVTAAEKVGLDAVVSGVGSVFSVHFGVKQAPRDYRETTRTDMQTYTRFRAAMLDNGVQLLPDARWYIGTQHDEAVLEHVINAIESSMKDTVRCS, encoded by the coding sequence ATGGCGTCCACAGAAACGACATCTCGTTCTGCAGAACTTTATCAGCGTGCCTGCCGCTCGTTAGCGACCGGCGTTTCCAGTTCATTGCGGCGTTTTGTGACCGAAACGCCTTTATATATTGACCATGCCGACGGTGCTCACTTTTACGATGTCGACGGCAATTGCCGAGCCGACTATACCCTGGGTTGGGGACCGTTGATCGTCGGCTCGAACCATGCCGGCATCAATACGGCCGTCGCGCGGCAGTTGGCCAAAGGATACACCTACGGTTGTCAGCACGTCGCCGAAATTGAATTGGCCGAGCTGATCGTCGAATCGGTCCCCGGCGTCGAGCAGGTGATTTTCTCGAATACCGGAACCGAGGCGATTCAGTCGGCGATTCGGATCGCTCGCGCCCATACAGGCCGTGACAAGATCTTGAAATTTGAGGGTCACTACCACGGTTGGTTGAATAACGTTTTGGTTTCTTACCGGCCGAAGTCGGAAGATACGACGCTGGCGCAGCCCACCTGCGGCGGGCAGCCGGCTAGCGAATATGCCGATACGCTGGTTTTGCCGTGGAATGACATCGAGGCGCTAAAGGATCTGTTCGCGCGTCGCGGTGACGAAATTGCCTGCGTCTTGACCGAGCCAATTTTGGCGAACTCGGGCAGTTGCATGCCGCAGCCGGGTTATCTAGAAGCGTTGATCGAACTTTGCCGCGAGCATGGCGCCGTATCAATCTTCGACGAAGTGATCACCGGCTTTCGGATCGCCTTGGGAGGCGCGCGAGAATATTTCGGCGTTGAGCCTGATCTTTCGGTCTATGGCAAAGCATTGGCCGGCGGATTTACGATGTCGGCGGTTGGCGGACGAGCGGAGATGTTTGAAGTTCTCCGCGATCAACGGACGATCCATTCGGGCACCTACAACGGTACGACTTTCAATATCATCGCCGCGATCGAGACGATTCGCGAATTGCGCAAACCGGGCACATACGAACGAATGAACGCTCATGGCCAAGCAGTCGCGGAGACGCTGGTCACGGCGGCGGAAAAGGTTGGTTTAGACGCAGTCGTCAGCGGCGTCGGCTCGGTCTTTTCGGTACACTTTGGCGTGAAGCAAGCTCCCCGCGACTATCGTGAGACGACCCGCACCGACATGCAAACCTACACCCGTTTTCGGGCGGCGATGCTCGACAACGGCGTGCAACTGTTGCCTGACGCGCGCTGGTATATTGGGACGCAACATGATGAAGCCGTCTTGGAGCATGTGATCAACGCAATTGAATCATCGATGAAGGATACGGTGCGATGCAGCTAG
- a CDS encoding fumarylacetoacetate hydrolase family protein, with translation MQLVQFGPLGKEKPGLLTANGARKDLSSVFERYDREFFQSGGLGRLAEISGALDSYPDVAEDVRWGAPIARPGKVVCIGLNYADHATESGMPIPEEPIIFFKAANTVVGPYDEVLIPRKSEKTDWEVELGVVIGKEARYLESVDQAAAHIAGYCISHDVSERHFQLERGGQWVKGKSCDTFNPLGPFLATSDEVANVNDLAMQLDVNGERMQTGNTRTMIFDPYYLVYYLSQFMTLEAGDLLSTGTPPGVGLGMKPPRFLKSGDAIKLSIAGLGEQRQVCKNA, from the coding sequence ATGCAGCTAGTTCAGTTTGGCCCGTTGGGCAAAGAGAAGCCCGGCCTGTTAACCGCCAACGGCGCAAGAAAAGATTTAAGCTCCGTTTTCGAACGCTACGACCGCGAGTTCTTCCAGTCGGGCGGGCTTGGGCGTCTGGCCGAAATCAGCGGAGCGCTCGATAGTTACCCTGACGTCGCGGAAGATGTTCGCTGGGGAGCGCCGATTGCGCGGCCCGGTAAGGTGGTTTGCATCGGCCTGAACTACGCCGATCACGCGACCGAATCAGGGATGCCGATTCCGGAAGAGCCGATTATCTTTTTCAAAGCGGCCAATACCGTCGTCGGTCCGTACGACGAAGTGTTGATTCCGCGGAAGAGTGAAAAGACCGACTGGGAAGTCGAACTGGGAGTCGTGATCGGCAAAGAGGCGCGCTACCTCGAGAGCGTTGATCAGGCTGCGGCGCACATCGCCGGCTATTGCATCTCGCACGATGTTTCGGAGCGTCACTTCCAGTTGGAACGAGGCGGCCAATGGGTGAAGGGCAAGAGCTGCGATACGTTCAATCCGCTCGGCCCATTTCTGGCGACGTCGGACGAAGTCGCCAACGTCAACGATTTGGCGATGCAGTTGGACGTCAACGGCGAGCGAATGCAGACCGGCAATACGCGGACAATGATTTTTGATCCGTACTATTTGGTCTATTATTTGTCGCAGTTCATGACGCTGGAAGCAGGCGACTTGCTCTCGACCGGCACTCCGCCAGGCGTTGGACTGGGGATGAAACCTCCCCGCTTTCTGAAGTCAGGCGACGCAATCAAGCTGTCGATCGCCGGGTTGGGAGAGCAACGACAGGTCTGCAAGAACGCCTAG